Proteins from a genomic interval of Pseudomonas versuta:
- a CDS encoding RHS repeat domain-containing protein — MTNPTDHTPDTRSAASLFSTGDVYSGAYNFMSSISAGVDPRTGSFSASVSLPTGAANDLRGPISQLRLGYSPLMTEDQGFGLGWMLGTTSWDGASQQLQLNSGERFRGEIVGQGMRFPDVRLPVVTVTVQRQEMWVRHNDGTCERLIPLAGHPSLWVVSTLVGADGSALSFDWRSIGNAAYLQQVSDAQGRTLVALAYEGQLTHLTLQPDTPSQMVMTFQRISGQLRRVTVDGLPNNGWQFDYSTASSGLLLLSKCTQPTGSTEEVTYSEANGLNLPAGAPFARMPVVSQTRKDPGDGQPVQLVRYDYGLYGSNNYFGWPAVRQWRNREDNLYHLTGGGDFLYGSTETLMDARGTVLQTVSRTFNRFHLLTRERTLQGQTLQETETTYYDEPWLPIARQLPYFQFPHKVITRKARLDGQRVLRELSTEEETRYDDLGNPVWHRNALGGIEASEYYPVSGETDNCPADPLGRITRLKSRTVSPPPGTEGPVKQTQYRYQSLPVRQDAPEFALPTFIQSSEEKLLLVEGEKRTELGRSSQTFIVDPASPHHGRMLSETQTVQGKSTTRSYSYQLNQARNARSLEHAVLQENVTVTGHDGHESSSQSSQDLYSGLMVTEQTDEQMRIAFAHDALGRVVQEVAAPDSAFEAEVNWAYSLSANERCQTRIGASGRKETVWLDGMGREIRREKQTDSGETYTAWTGEYDVLGRVFRETSYDLGNEDTPALSLSTERTFDDWGNVLTETGADGVTQHTVADPVALTGTRWQTDANGVAGPKTVTTQGLDGQPLKEQVFCADGLLQHELSWRYDGLGRCISQSDAMGRETLQEWDVRDRLVSTTLPDGSLIKRTYAEGHDGELPVTVSITHPSLGSNEVLLGERKYDGLGRLVWEKIGQSVSEWQYAEGQIHAHTQTLPDGTQVQTERQPELGGALLSMQAPGISVFNKYDPLSGRLLETQGNLGLQKDHWSPSGQLVKADYAWQGDQPRSQQQTTTPSGKVTRLTDADGAEQRCQYDALGRLSVQQGPDVTISVTYDAASRIHQQRTQAKDGSRDMTVTLGYDSLGRPARRETATRTPTRQSLEIQTQQWRKDGKLIQRELTRDGVLVRRETFDYDIRGRMISHRLTGPSLPEDAHGKTYREQHFEYDALDNVRRLETVLADGSANNVTTFTYSPSDLTQLINISHSRSDYPAPVTLEYDALGNLKRDERGNPLHYDALGRLIGVTLPTGERRWHYGPGGNIIKTEDARGPRWRYHTGGQLSCETGEDTQTRWVRAGNVPVAESRLASAVREVMLLGTDAQGSVTTEAQDGINHPVYGAYGSSVAGTSRLGYAGSLREDVTGWYFLGDYRIYNPALMRFHSRDSLSPFGEGGLNGYAYCAGDPVNRIDPSGHSWLDWLLPAVGIAFGVMGAVASFGALAAPAAALTASYITAVTTATLSVVSLAADVASIALLATGNESAGRILGFVGMATGLASAAPSIAGAAAKGVKKAGKFVGAWQHKLQNAGGVPGRGGMGVRGARPRLNVELDYMLEQGGIRERMLSHLSRGDLQNIGQTNSANRAAIYRPGSSTAAVPLQLPSPEPVNVFSGPYLYPAGSGQIVHNPGYIMEVRQIISGSHPQYYPWQLGEAGIQNPRQLRIVSSAQLDGHVDAMARHGRADRLNIMESLAEADNQWFRQNPLPAASPAAPANARARIARRVERCRMT, encoded by the coding sequence GTGACCAATCCAACTGACCACACCCCCGACACCCGATCCGCCGCCAGCCTGTTCAGTACTGGCGACGTTTATTCCGGTGCCTACAACTTCATGAGCAGCATCAGTGCCGGGGTCGACCCACGCACCGGTTCATTCTCGGCCTCGGTGAGCCTGCCCACCGGCGCCGCCAACGATCTGCGCGGGCCGATCAGCCAGCTGCGTCTGGGTTACAGCCCCTTGATGACCGAGGATCAGGGTTTTGGCCTGGGCTGGATGCTCGGCACCACGTCCTGGGACGGCGCCAGTCAGCAGTTGCAGCTCAATTCCGGCGAGCGTTTTCGCGGCGAGATTGTTGGCCAGGGCATGCGCTTCCCGGACGTTCGCTTGCCGGTGGTGACGGTTACGGTTCAGCGCCAGGAGATGTGGGTGCGGCATAACGACGGCACCTGTGAGCGCCTGATTCCATTGGCCGGGCATCCGAGCCTGTGGGTGGTCAGCACCCTGGTGGGAGCCGATGGCAGTGCCCTGAGTTTTGACTGGCGCTCGATCGGCAACGCGGCTTATTTGCAGCAAGTCAGCGATGCCCAGGGCCGTACACTGGTGGCACTTGCCTACGAAGGCCAGCTTACCCATCTGACTCTGCAACCCGACACTCCCTCACAGATGGTGATGACTTTTCAGCGCATCTCCGGGCAGTTGCGCCGGGTGACGGTGGACGGATTGCCCAATAACGGCTGGCAGTTTGACTACAGCACCGCGAGCTCGGGCTTGTTGTTGCTGAGCAAATGCACCCAGCCCACCGGTAGCACCGAGGAAGTGACCTACAGCGAGGCCAACGGCCTGAACCTGCCTGCAGGTGCGCCCTTTGCACGGATGCCGGTGGTCAGCCAGACCCGCAAGGACCCGGGCGATGGCCAGCCGGTGCAGCTGGTTCGTTATGACTACGGCCTTTATGGCTCCAACAATTACTTTGGCTGGCCGGCGGTGCGCCAGTGGCGCAACCGTGAGGACAATCTTTACCACCTGACAGGGGGTGGCGATTTCCTTTATGGCTCTACCGAAACTCTGATGGATGCCCGGGGTACTGTTTTGCAAACGGTATCCCGCACCTTTAACCGTTTCCATCTGCTGACCCGCGAACGCACGTTACAGGGCCAGACCCTGCAGGAAACCGAGACCACCTATTACGACGAGCCCTGGCTGCCGATTGCCCGGCAACTGCCTTACTTCCAGTTCCCGCACAAGGTGATTACCCGCAAGGCGCGGCTGGACGGGCAGCGGGTGCTGCGTGAACTGAGCACTGAAGAAGAAACCCGTTACGACGACTTGGGCAACCCGGTGTGGCACCGCAATGCATTGGGTGGCATTGAAGCGTCGGAGTATTACCCGGTCAGTGGTGAGACCGACAACTGCCCGGCCGATCCGTTGGGCAGGATTACCCGTCTGAAAAGTCGCACAGTGAGTCCGCCACCCGGCACCGAGGGTCCGGTGAAGCAGACTCAATATCGCTATCAATCATTGCCAGTACGTCAGGATGCGCCCGAGTTTGCACTGCCGACCTTTATCCAGAGCAGCGAGGAGAAACTGTTGCTGGTGGAGGGCGAAAAACGTACCGAGCTGGGCCGTTCCAGCCAGACCTTTATCGTCGATCCAGCATCGCCCCACCACGGTCGCATGCTCAGTGAAACTCAGACCGTGCAGGGTAAAAGCACCACCCGCTCCTACAGCTACCAGCTCAACCAAGCCCGCAATGCCCGCTCTCTTGAGCATGCAGTGCTGCAGGAAAACGTCACCGTCACCGGGCACGATGGGCATGAATCCAGCTCCCAATCCTCGCAAGATCTGTACTCGGGTTTGATGGTCACCGAGCAGACCGATGAGCAAATGCGCATCGCCTTTGCCCACGATGCCCTGGGCCGTGTAGTACAAGAGGTCGCCGCCCCGGATTCGGCGTTCGAGGCCGAGGTCAATTGGGCCTATTCGTTGTCAGCGAACGAACGCTGCCAGACCCGAATCGGCGCTTCCGGGCGTAAGGAAACCGTCTGGCTGGATGGTATGGGCCGGGAAATTCGTCGAGAAAAACAGACCGACAGCGGTGAGACTTATACCGCCTGGACTGGCGAATATGACGTGTTGGGCCGGGTATTTCGGGAGACCAGCTACGACCTCGGTAACGAAGACACTCCGGCCCTGAGCCTGAGCACCGAACGTACCTTTGATGACTGGGGCAATGTGCTGACCGAAACCGGGGCAGACGGCGTCACCCAACACACTGTTGCCGACCCGGTAGCCCTGACCGGCACCCGCTGGCAGACCGACGCCAATGGCGTGGCCGGGCCCAAAACCGTGACCACCCAGGGTCTTGATGGACAGCCTTTAAAAGAACAGGTGTTTTGCGCCGATGGACTGCTCCAGCACGAACTGAGCTGGCGCTATGACGGGCTGGGTCGCTGCATCAGCCAGTCCGATGCCATGGGTCGGGAGACCTTGCAGGAGTGGGATGTCCGCGATCGACTGGTGTCGACCACGCTACCCGACGGCAGCCTGATCAAGCGCACCTACGCCGAAGGCCATGACGGTGAATTACCGGTCACGGTGTCGATCACCCATCCTTCGCTAGGCAGCAATGAAGTGCTGCTGGGCGAGCGCAAATACGACGGTCTTGGCCGATTGGTGTGGGAAAAGATCGGCCAGAGTGTGTCTGAATGGCAATACGCCGAAGGACAAATCCACGCCCATACCCAGACCTTGCCCGATGGCACCCAGGTCCAGACCGAACGCCAGCCGGAACTGGGCGGGGCGCTGCTGTCGATGCAAGCGCCGGGCATCAGCGTGTTCAACAAATACGATCCGTTAAGTGGCCGTTTGCTGGAAACACAGGGCAATCTGGGGCTGCAAAAAGATCACTGGTCGCCGTCCGGCCAATTGGTGAAGGCCGATTACGCCTGGCAAGGCGATCAACCGCGCTCGCAACAACAAACCACCACGCCATCGGGCAAGGTCACACGGCTGACCGATGCCGACGGCGCAGAGCAGCGCTGCCAATACGATGCCTTGGGGCGCTTGAGCGTGCAGCAGGGGCCTGATGTCACCATCAGCGTCACCTACGATGCGGCCTCGCGGATTCACCAACAGCGCACCCAGGCAAAAGATGGCTCGCGGGACATGACCGTGACCCTGGGCTACGACAGTCTCGGACGTCCGGCCCGTCGTGAAACCGCGACCCGTACGCCCACCCGACAGTCCCTTGAAATCCAGACCCAGCAGTGGCGCAAGGACGGCAAGCTGATCCAGCGCGAATTGACCCGTGACGGTGTTCTGGTACGTCGTGAAACCTTCGACTACGACATCCGTGGCCGCATGATTTCCCATCGCCTTACAGGCCCATCGCTTCCCGAAGACGCCCACGGCAAAACCTACCGCGAGCAGCACTTCGAATACGATGCGCTGGACAATGTGCGCCGTCTGGAAACCGTATTGGCCGACGGCAGCGCAAACAATGTCACCACTTTTACCTACAGCCCCTCTGACCTCACCCAGCTGATAAACATCAGCCACAGCCGAAGCGATTACCCGGCGCCGGTAACCCTGGAGTACGACGCCCTCGGCAATCTCAAACGCGACGAACGCGGTAATCCACTGCACTACGACGCCCTCGGCCGACTGATCGGGGTAACCCTGCCTACAGGCGAGCGTCGTTGGCACTACGGCCCCGGTGGCAACATCATCAAGACCGAGGATGCTCGCGGGCCGCGCTGGCGTTACCACACCGGCGGCCAGCTCAGCTGCGAGACGGGTGAAGACACTCAAACCCGCTGGGTCCGTGCCGGAAATGTGCCGGTAGCCGAAAGCCGGCTGGCGTCGGCAGTGCGTGAAGTCATGCTGCTGGGCACCGATGCCCAGGGCTCGGTCACCACTGAAGCCCAGGACGGGATCAACCACCCGGTCTATGGCGCCTATGGTTCAAGCGTGGCCGGGACCAGCCGACTGGGCTATGCCGGGAGCCTGCGCGAGGACGTCACCGGCTGGTATTTCCTGGGCGACTACCGCATCTACAACCCGGCGCTGATGCGTTTTCACAGCCGCGACAGCCTCAGCCCCTTCGGTGAAGGCGGCCTCAATGGCTATGCCTACTGCGCCGGCGACCCGGTCAACCGCATCGACCCCTCGGGCCATTCGTGGCTGGACTGGTTGCTGCCAGCGGTGGGGATTGCGTTCGGGGTGATGGGCGCGGTGGCCTCATTCGGTGCCCTGGCGGCCCCCGCTGCGGCGTTGACCGCCAGTTACATCACCGCCGTGACCACCGCGACCTTAAGCGTGGTGTCACTGGCCGCAGACGTGGCCTCGATAGCCTTGCTGGCCACCGGCAATGAAAGCGCGGGTCGGATTCTGGGCTTTGTGGGTATGGCCACAGGTCTGGCATCAGCGGCGCCGTCAATCGCCGGGGCGGCGGCCAAGGGGGTCAAGAAAGCGGGCAAGTTTGTCGGCGCCTGGCAGCACAAGTTGCAGAACGCCGGTGGGGTGCCGGGCAGAGGTGGGATGGGAGTTCGAGGAGCCCGCCCCAGGCTCAACGTAGAGTTAGACTATATGCTGGAACAAGGAGGTATTCGGGAGCGTATGTTGTCGCACCTGTCCCGTGGTGATTTGCAAAATATAGGGCAAACCAACTCAGCCAACAGGGCCGCTATTTATCGACCTGGGTCATCCACTGCTGCCGTGCCACTGCAACTTCCGTCTCCAGAGCCCGTGAATGTTTTTTCGGGTCCTTACCTCTATCCTGCGGGAAGTGGTCAGATCGTTCATAACCCCGGTTATATTATGGAGGTGAGGCAAATTATATCTGGCTCTCATCCCCAGTATTACCCATGGCAATTGGGGGAAGCAGGCATCCAGAACCCGCGTCAATTAAGAATCGTAAGCAGTGCTCAATTAGACGGCCATGTTGACGCAATGGCCCGACATGGTAGAGCAGACCGGTTGAACATAATGGAAAGCCTCGCCGAGGCTGACAATCAATGGTTCCGCCAGAACCCTCTGCCTGCAGCTTCCCCCGCAGCTCCAGCTAATGCTCGTGCTCGGATAGCGCGGCGAGTTGAGAGATGTCGTATGACGTAG
- a CDS encoding SdiA-regulated domain-containing protein has protein sequence MASDPQLTPPVRSRFNLRWYYWLLLLGALLYALSAIMHWDDRGALWVLEQFENPQEQNESVWLPDYVVTIDAKPLPGMEKDEASDLAYNPLSKTLFSVMGKNPFLVELTLDGDVLRKIPLVGWSNPEGLTVMENGLLAIVDEREHLLTIINIDANTKSLNIADFPKYNLGPSRNQNKAFEAIAWDPRRQQLLLGEERPPQLYVWKSDGSQTLTGTKQKVPSDELDLRNLSALSIDPRTGHTLVLSADSHMLLELDELGEQVSFMTLLSGFNGLKKTIPRAEGVAIDEKGTLYMVSEPNLFYRFEKNANKP, from the coding sequence ATGGCCTCAGATCCTCAGCTGACCCCGCCTGTACGCTCGCGCTTTAATCTGCGCTGGTATTACTGGCTTTTGCTGCTTGGCGCATTGCTTTATGCACTGTCGGCCATCATGCATTGGGATGACCGGGGTGCGTTGTGGGTGCTGGAGCAGTTTGAGAACCCGCAAGAACAGAACGAAAGCGTGTGGTTGCCTGACTATGTGGTGACGATAGATGCCAAGCCGTTACCGGGAATGGAAAAGGACGAAGCGTCGGATCTGGCTTATAACCCGCTGAGCAAAACGCTGTTTTCGGTGATGGGTAAAAACCCGTTCTTGGTGGAATTGACCCTCGATGGCGATGTACTGCGCAAAATTCCTCTGGTGGGCTGGAGCAACCCTGAAGGCCTGACGGTGATGGAAAATGGCCTGCTGGCCATTGTCGATGAGCGCGAACACTTGCTGACCATCATCAATATCGATGCGAACACCAAATCCCTGAATATTGCCGACTTCCCCAAGTACAACCTGGGGCCTTCCAGGAATCAGAACAAAGCTTTTGAGGCCATTGCCTGGGACCCGCGCCGCCAGCAACTGTTGCTGGGCGAAGAGCGTCCGCCGCAGTTGTATGTGTGGAAAAGCGATGGCAGCCAGACCCTCACTGGCACCAAGCAGAAAGTGCCTAGCGACGAGCTGGATTTGCGCAACCTGTCGGCCTTGAGCATTGATCCGCGAACGGGCCATACCCTGGTGCTTTCGGCAGATTCCCACATGCTGCTGGAGCTCGATGAACTGGGTGAGCAAGTCAGTTTCATGACCTTGCTTAGCGGCTTTAACGGTCTCAAAAAAACCATTCCCCGGGCGGAAGGGGTGGCAATTGATGAGAAAGGCACCCTGTACATGGTCAGTGAGCCAAATCTGTTTTATCGCTTCGAGAAAAATGCCAACAAGCCTTGA
- a CDS encoding SdiA-regulated domain-containing protein — protein sequence MLRFNRFSALALLLTLLAAGFAAQHYRLFEHTWFKVNRLWQLANPAAINLGEYRAVVQGQVIEGLEDDVSALTYDPLRKSLFTVTNKNAELVELSLDGRIVRRIALVGFGDAEAVEFIDANTYVIADEREQRLFKVRLDDNTLVLNAREAEQLTLGIHLRGNKGFEGLAYDSVGKRLFVAKERDPMLIYEVRGFPQDNPQMPSAIHVVTNARRDARLFVRDLSSLQFDERSGHLLALSDESRLLLELDIDGRPISTLSLKKGRHGLKKTVPQAEGVAMDDEGTLYVVSEPNLFYVFKKP from the coding sequence ATGCTCCGCTTCAATCGTTTTAGCGCTCTTGCTCTGCTTCTAACTCTGCTTGCTGCCGGTTTTGCCGCACAACATTACCGTCTGTTCGAGCACACCTGGTTCAAGGTCAACCGGCTGTGGCAACTCGCCAATCCCGCAGCGATCAATCTGGGCGAGTATCGCGCCGTGGTGCAAGGTCAGGTGATTGAAGGGCTTGAGGACGATGTCTCGGCACTGACCTACGACCCGCTGCGTAAAAGCCTGTTTACCGTGACCAACAAAAATGCCGAACTGGTTGAGCTGTCCCTGGATGGCCGGATTGTGCGGCGCATTGCCCTGGTCGGGTTTGGCGATGCCGAGGCGGTTGAGTTTATTGACGCCAATACCTACGTGATTGCCGACGAGCGTGAGCAGCGGCTTTTCAAGGTCAGGCTTGATGACAACACTCTGGTGCTCAATGCCCGGGAGGCGGAGCAACTGACGCTGGGGATCCATCTGCGGGGTAACAAGGGGTTTGAAGGGTTGGCATACGACTCGGTCGGCAAACGGCTGTTTGTGGCCAAGGAGCGTGATCCGATGCTGATTTACGAAGTGCGGGGCTTCCCTCAGGACAATCCCCAGATGCCGTCTGCCATCCACGTGGTAACCAATGCGCGGCGTGATGCCCGGTTGTTTGTTCGCGATCTGTCGAGTTTGCAGTTTGACGAGCGCAGCGGGCATTTGCTGGCTTTGTCCGATGAATCGAGGTTGTTGCTGGAGCTGGATATAGACGGGCGGCCTATCAGCACGCTATCGCTGAAAAAGGGCCGTCATGGCCTGAAAAAAACAGTGCCACAAGCGGAAGGTGTCGCCATGGACGACGAAGGGACGTTGTACGTGGTGAGTGAGCCGAATCTGTTTTACGTGTTCAAAAAACCATAA
- a CDS encoding LLM class flavin-dependent oxidoreductase: MSKKKILINAFNMNCIGHINHGLWTHPRDTSTRFNTLEYWTELAQLLERGLFDGLFIADIVGVYDVYQQSVDVPLKESIQLPVNDPLLLVSAMAAVTKNLGFGLTANLTYEPPYLFARRMSTLDHLTRGRVGWNIVTGYLDSAAKAMGLTEQVEHDRRYDQADEYLEVLYKLWEGSWENGAVVNDPAQRIYARPDKVHKVKHTGEFYQVEGYHLCEPSPQRTPVLFQAGSSDRGLVFAGRHAECVFISGQTKAATKAQVDKVRASAVAAGRNPDDIKLFMGLNVIVAPTEALARAKREEYLGYASAEAGVAHFSSSTGIDFADYELDEPIQYVKNNAIQSATKVLQNNDWTRRKLLEQHALGGRYMTLVGSPEQVADELESWIQETGLDGFNLTRIVTPESYVDFIDLVVPELQRRGSYKTAYDVGSLRQKLFTEGDAHLPGRHTGASYRQPE; this comes from the coding sequence ATGAGCAAAAAGAAAATCCTGATCAATGCCTTCAACATGAACTGCATTGGCCACATCAACCACGGGTTGTGGACTCATCCACGGGACACCTCCACCCGATTCAACACCCTGGAATACTGGACGGAGCTGGCACAGCTGCTGGAGCGCGGGCTGTTTGACGGGCTGTTTATCGCCGATATCGTCGGCGTCTACGACGTCTATCAACAGTCGGTTGATGTTCCGCTCAAGGAGTCGATCCAGCTGCCGGTCAACGACCCGCTGCTGCTGGTATCGGCCATGGCGGCCGTGACCAAAAACCTTGGCTTTGGCCTGACCGCAAACCTGACCTACGAGCCCCCGTATTTATTCGCGCGCCGCATGTCGACACTGGACCACCTGACCCGCGGCCGCGTGGGCTGGAACATCGTCACCGGTTATCTGGACAGCGCGGCCAAGGCCATGGGCCTGACCGAGCAAGTCGAACACGACCGGCGCTACGACCAGGCCGATGAATACCTGGAGGTGTTGTACAAACTCTGGGAAGGCAGCTGGGAAAACGGCGCCGTGGTCAACGACCCGGCGCAGCGCATCTATGCCCGGCCCGACAAGGTGCACAAGGTCAAACACACCGGTGAGTTCTACCAGGTCGAGGGTTATCACCTGTGCGAACCCTCACCGCAGCGCACGCCGGTACTGTTTCAAGCTGGCAGTTCGGATCGGGGGCTGGTGTTTGCCGGGCGCCATGCCGAGTGCGTGTTCATCAGTGGCCAGACCAAGGCGGCGACCAAAGCCCAGGTCGACAAGGTTCGCGCCAGCGCCGTGGCGGCAGGACGCAACCCGGATGACATCAAACTGTTTATGGGCCTCAACGTCATCGTCGCGCCCACCGAAGCCCTGGCCCGGGCCAAGCGCGAAGAGTACCTGGGCTATGCCAGTGCCGAAGCCGGAGTGGCGCATTTTTCCAGCTCCACGGGCATCGACTTTGCCGACTACGAACTGGACGAGCCGATCCAGTACGTGAAGAACAACGCCATCCAGTCCGCCACCAAAGTGCTGCAAAACAACGACTGGACGCGCCGCAAACTGCTTGAGCAACACGCATTGGGCGGACGCTACATGACGTTGGTGGGTTCACCGGAACAGGTGGCCGACGAGCTCGAATCGTGGATCCAAGAGACCGGTCTGGACGGCTTCAACCTGACACGCATCGTGACGCCGGAAAGCTATGTCGACTTTATCGACCTGGTAGTCCCCGAGTTGCAGCGCCGCGGTTCCTACAAGACCGCGTATGACGTAGGCAGCCTGCGGCAAAAACTGTTTACCGAAGGCGACGCGCACTTGCCCGGGCGGCATACCGGCGCCAGTTACCGCCAACCCGAATAA
- a CDS encoding SfnB family sulfur acquisition oxidoreductase, whose product MSNLANAHLQSDLDVAPLLLAAHILRTDNEALQAARDLAGAAREHAAKRDQQRKLPWSLIEQFTRSGLGSISIPREFGGPQVSFVTLAEVFAIISAADPALGQIPQNQVGILNLISSTATPSQKEQLFSSVLQGWRIGNAGPERGSKNTLDLKARITADEDDLVISGQKFYSTGALFAHWIAVKALNDDGKPVMAFVRRGTPGLRVVDDWSGFGQRTTASGTVLLNNVRIDDELVIDSWRLSEVPNIQGSVSQLIQAAIDLGIAREAITDAISFVRERSRPWIDANVERNSDDPYVIADIGKLKIELHAAEALLRKAGRVLDEVSAAPIDAQAAARASIAVAEAKVLSTELSLLASEKLFELAGSSASLARYNLDRHWRNARVHTLHDPVRWKYHAIGTYRLNGTLPARHSWI is encoded by the coding sequence ATGTCGAACCTGGCGAATGCACACCTGCAAAGCGACCTGGATGTCGCGCCCTTGTTGCTCGCAGCGCACATCCTGCGCACCGACAACGAAGCCCTTCAAGCCGCACGCGATCTGGCTGGCGCCGCCCGTGAGCACGCCGCAAAACGCGATCAGCAACGCAAATTACCGTGGTCACTTATTGAGCAGTTCACCCGCAGTGGACTTGGCAGTATTTCCATTCCCCGCGAGTTCGGCGGGCCACAGGTATCGTTCGTCACCCTGGCTGAAGTGTTTGCCATTATCTCGGCTGCCGACCCGGCGCTGGGGCAGATTCCGCAGAACCAGGTGGGCATTCTCAATCTGATTTCGAGCACCGCGACCCCGTCGCAAAAAGAACAACTGTTCAGCAGCGTGCTGCAAGGCTGGCGCATTGGTAATGCAGGGCCTGAGCGCGGTAGTAAAAATACCCTCGACTTGAAGGCACGCATTACCGCTGACGAGGATGACCTGGTTATCAGCGGTCAGAAGTTTTACTCCACCGGTGCACTGTTCGCGCACTGGATCGCAGTCAAGGCGCTCAACGACGACGGCAAACCGGTCATGGCCTTTGTTCGCCGCGGTACTCCCGGCCTGCGCGTTGTCGATGACTGGTCCGGCTTTGGCCAGCGCACCACCGCCAGCGGCACCGTGTTGCTCAACAACGTGCGAATCGATGACGAACTGGTCATCGACAGCTGGCGCCTGAGCGAAGTCCCGAACATTCAGGGCTCGGTGTCGCAACTGATCCAGGCCGCCATCGATCTGGGCATCGCCCGCGAAGCCATTACCGACGCCATCAGTTTTGTACGTGAACGTTCCCGGCCGTGGATCGACGCCAACGTTGAACGCAACAGCGATGATCCCTATGTCATCGCCGACATCGGCAAATTGAAGATCGAGCTGCACGCGGCCGAAGCCTTGCTGCGCAAAGCAGGCCGGGTACTGGATGAAGTCAGCGCCGCGCCGATTGACGCGCAGGCCGCCGCCCGGGCTTCGATTGCCGTGGCCGAAGCCAAGGTGCTGAGCACCGAGCTGTCGTTGCTGGCCAGCGAAAAACTCTTCGAACTGGCAGGTAGCAGCGCATCTCTGGCCCGGTACAACCTCGACCGCCACTGGCGCAACGCACGGGTTCACACCCTGCACGACCCGGTCCGCTGGAAATACCACGCCATCGGCACCTATCGCCTCAACGGCACCCTGCCTGCCCGGCATTCCTGGATTTGA
- a CDS encoding SfnB family sulfur acquisition oxidoreductase, which translates to MSLISKQVPVIRSDAEALSVARELAAHFKRESAVRDRERRLPFDELELFSHTGLWGITVPKALGGAGVSNVTLAQVVALIAAADASLGQIPQNHFYALEVLRVNGTPAQQARLYAEVLAGQRFGNALAETGTKTAHDRTTHLAKAEDGYRITGRKFYATGALYAQRIPTSVVDDNGVQHLAFVPRDSDGLTVIDDWSGFGQRTTGSGSVLFDNVFVATEDVIPFQSAFERPTPVGPLAQILHAAIDTGIARAAFEDALHFVSTKTRPWIDATTDIASEDPLTLKSFGRLSVRLHAGEALLERAGELLDIAQANTHAGTVAAASIAVAEARAISTEISLAAGSTLFELAGSQATLAEHGLDRHWRNARVHTLHDPVRWKYHAVGNYYLNDVNPPLRGTI; encoded by the coding sequence ATGTCACTGATATCCAAACAGGTCCCGGTCATCCGCAGTGATGCCGAGGCCCTGAGCGTCGCCCGTGAGCTCGCCGCACATTTCAAACGCGAGAGCGCTGTACGCGACCGCGAACGACGCCTGCCCTTTGATGAACTCGAACTGTTTTCCCACACCGGCCTGTGGGGCATCACTGTGCCGAAGGCCCTGGGCGGCGCCGGTGTGTCCAATGTCACGCTGGCACAGGTGGTGGCGTTGATTGCTGCTGCTGACGCCTCGCTGGGGCAAATCCCGCAAAACCATTTTTATGCACTTGAAGTACTGCGGGTCAATGGCACGCCGGCGCAACAGGCGCGGCTGTATGCCGAGGTCCTGGCCGGGCAGCGCTTTGGTAATGCCCTGGCCGAAACAGGTACTAAAACCGCCCACGACCGTACGACCCATCTGGCCAAAGCCGAAGACGGTTACCGCATTACCGGTCGCAAGTTCTACGCCACTGGCGCCCTGTATGCGCAGCGGATTCCGACCTCGGTAGTCGATGACAACGGCGTACAGCACCTGGCGTTTGTGCCCCGCGACAGCGACGGCCTGACCGTGATCGACGACTGGAGCGGCTTCGGCCAGCGCACCACCGGCAGTGGTTCCGTGCTGTTCGACAATGTATTCGTCGCCACTGAAGACGTGATCCCGTTTCAAAGCGCCTTTGAGCGCCCGACCCCGGTTGGCCCGCTGGCGCAAATCCTCCACGCAGCCATCGACACCGGCATCGCCCGCGCCGCCTTTGAAGACGCGCTGCATTTTGTAAGCACCAAGACCCGGCCCTGGATCGATGCCACCACCGATATCGCCAGCGAAGACCCACTGACCCTGAAAAGCTTTGGCCGCCTGAGTGTGCGTCTGCATGCTGGCGAAGCCTTGCTGGAGCGCGCCGGTGAACTGCTGGATATCGCCCAGGCCAATACCCATGCCGGCACCGTGGCAGCCGCCTCGATAGCGGTGGCAGAAGCGCGCGCCATCAGCACCGAGATTTCGCTAGCCGCCGGCAGCACCCTGTTTGAACTGGCGGGCAGCCAGGCCACCCTTGCCGAACACGGGCTCGATCGTCATTGGCGCAATGCTCGCGTCCACACCCTGCACGATCCGGTGCGCTGGAAATATCACGCGGTAGGTAACTACTACCTGAACGATGTAAACCCGCCATTGCGGGGGACCATCTGA